One genomic segment of Streptomyces sp. NBC_00239 includes these proteins:
- a CDS encoding aspartate carbamoyltransferase catalytic subunit: protein MKRHLISAADLTRDDAVLILDTAEEMARIADRPIKKLPTLRGRTICNLFFEDSTRTRISFEAAEKRLSADVINFAAKGSSVSKGESLKDTAQTLEAMGVDAVVIRHGASGAPYRLATSGWIDAPVINAGDGTHQHPTQALLDAFTMRRRLVGKDALGQDLAGKRITIVGDVLHSRVARSNVDLLHTLGAEVTLVAPPTLVPVGVETWPCEISYGLDEVLAKSDAVMMLRVQRERMNAAFFPTEREYSRRYGLDGQRMARMPEHAIVMHPGPMVRGMEITAEVADSDRCTVIEQVANGVSIRMAVLYLLLGGSEPAVTTTSTPRTEETKQS, encoded by the coding sequence ATGAAGCGCCACCTCATCTCGGCCGCCGACCTCACGCGCGACGACGCCGTCCTCATCCTCGACACCGCCGAGGAGATGGCCCGGATCGCGGACCGGCCGATCAAGAAGCTGCCCACCCTGCGCGGCCGTACGATCTGCAACCTTTTCTTCGAGGACTCGACCCGCACCCGGATCTCCTTCGAGGCCGCCGAGAAGCGCCTGTCGGCCGACGTCATCAACTTCGCGGCCAAGGGCTCCAGCGTCTCCAAGGGCGAGTCCCTGAAGGACACCGCCCAGACCCTGGAGGCCATGGGCGTCGACGCCGTGGTCATCCGGCACGGCGCCTCCGGAGCCCCCTACCGGCTCGCGACCTCCGGCTGGATCGACGCGCCCGTCATCAACGCGGGCGACGGCACCCACCAGCACCCCACGCAGGCCCTCCTCGACGCCTTCACCATGCGCCGCCGCCTGGTCGGCAAGGACGCACTCGGCCAGGACCTCGCCGGCAAGCGCATCACCATCGTCGGCGACGTGCTGCACAGCCGGGTGGCCCGCTCCAACGTCGACCTGCTGCACACCCTCGGCGCCGAGGTCACCCTGGTGGCCCCGCCGACGCTGGTCCCGGTGGGCGTCGAGACCTGGCCCTGCGAGATCTCGTACGGCCTCGACGAGGTGCTGGCGAAGTCGGACGCGGTGATGATGCTGCGTGTGCAGCGTGAGCGGATGAACGCCGCCTTCTTCCCGACCGAGCGCGAGTACTCGCGGCGCTACGGCCTCGACGGCCAGCGCATGGCGCGGATGCCCGAGCACGCCATCGTGATGCACCCCGGCCCGATGGTCCGCGGCATGGAGATCACCGCCGAGGTCGCCGACTCCGACCGCTGCACGGTCATCGAGCAGGTCGCCAACGGCGTGTCCATCCGGATGGCCGTGCTCTACCTGCTCCTGGGCGGCTCCGAGCCCGCCGTCACCACCACCAGCACGCCCCGCACCGAGGAGACCAAGCAATCATGA
- the bldD gene encoding transcriptional regulator BldD: MSSEYAKQLGAKLRAIRTQQGLSLHGVEEKSQGRWKAVVVGSYERGDRAVTVQRLAELADFYGVPVQELLPGTTPGGAAEPPPKLRLDLERLAHVPAEKAGPLQRYAATIQSQRGDYNGKVLSIRQDDLRTLAVIYDQSPSVLTEQLISWGVLDADARRAVAHEEI; encoded by the coding sequence ATGTCCAGCGAATACGCCAAACAGCTCGGGGCCAAGCTCCGCGCCATCCGCACCCAGCAGGGCCTTTCCCTCCACGGTGTCGAGGAGAAGTCCCAGGGCCGCTGGAAGGCGGTGGTGGTCGGTTCGTACGAGCGCGGAGACCGTGCGGTCACGGTTCAGCGCCTGGCCGAGCTGGCGGACTTCTACGGGGTGCCGGTGCAGGAACTGCTGCCGGGCACGACTCCGGGCGGAGCGGCCGAGCCGCCGCCGAAGCTGCGCCTGGACCTGGAGCGCCTCGCCCACGTCCCCGCGGAGAAGGCCGGCCCGCTCCAGCGGTACGCCGCCACGATCCAGAGCCAGCGCGGTGACTACAACGGCAAGGTCCTCTCGATCCGCCAGGACGACCTGCGCACCCTCGCGGTCATCTACGACCAGTCGCCCTCGGTCCTGACCGAGCAGCTCATCAGCTGGGGCGTGCTGGACGCGGACGCCCGCCGTGCGGTCGCGCACGAGGAGATCTGA
- a CDS encoding dihydroorotase, whose protein sequence is MSKILIRGAQVLGGEAQDVLIDGETIAEVGTNLSAEGAEVIDAAGRVLLPGLVDLHTHLREPGREDSETVLTGTRAAASGGYTAVFAMANTFPVADTAGVVEQVYRLGQEHGYCDVQPIGAVTVGLEGKQLAELGAMHESAAGVKVFSDDGKCVHDAVIMRRALEYVKAFGGVVAQHAQEPRLTEGAQMNEGVVSAELGLGGWPAVAEESIIARDVLLAEHVGSRVHICHLSTAGSVEIVRWAKSRGIDVTAEVTPHHLLLTDEMVRSYNPVYKVNPPLRTERDVMALREALADGTIDIVATDHAPHPHEDKDCEWAAAAMGMVGLETALAVVQQTMVETGLLDWAGVAERMSFAPARIGRLDNHGRPVSAGEPANLTLVDTSYRGVVDPAHFASRSRNTPYEGRELPGRVTHTFLRGRATVVDGKLA, encoded by the coding sequence ATGAGCAAGATCCTGATCCGTGGCGCGCAGGTTCTCGGTGGCGAGGCGCAGGACGTCCTGATCGACGGCGAGACCATCGCGGAGGTCGGCACGAACCTGTCCGCCGAGGGTGCCGAGGTCATCGACGCCGCCGGCCGGGTGCTGCTGCCGGGCCTGGTCGACCTCCACACCCACCTGCGCGAGCCGGGCCGCGAGGACTCCGAGACCGTCCTGACCGGCACCCGCGCCGCCGCGAGCGGCGGCTACACCGCCGTGTTCGCCATGGCCAACACGTTCCCCGTCGCCGACACCGCCGGCGTCGTCGAGCAGGTCTACCGCCTCGGCCAGGAGCACGGCTACTGCGACGTCCAGCCCATCGGCGCCGTCACGGTCGGCCTGGAGGGCAAGCAGCTCGCCGAGCTCGGCGCCATGCACGAGTCGGCCGCCGGCGTGAAGGTGTTCTCCGACGACGGCAAGTGCGTCCACGACGCGGTCATCATGCGCCGCGCCCTGGAGTACGTGAAGGCCTTCGGCGGCGTCGTCGCCCAGCACGCCCAGGAGCCCCGCCTCACCGAGGGCGCCCAGATGAACGAGGGCGTCGTCTCCGCCGAGCTCGGCCTCGGCGGCTGGCCCGCCGTCGCCGAAGAGTCGATCATCGCCCGCGACGTCCTGCTCGCCGAGCACGTCGGCTCCCGCGTGCACATCTGCCACCTCTCGACCGCCGGCTCCGTCGAGATCGTCCGCTGGGCCAAGTCCCGCGGCATCGACGTGACCGCCGAGGTCACCCCGCACCACCTCCTCCTCACCGACGAGATGGTCCGCTCGTACAACCCGGTCTACAAGGTCAACCCGCCGCTGCGCACCGAGCGCGACGTCATGGCCCTGCGCGAGGCGCTCGCCGACGGCACGATCGACATCGTCGCCACCGACCACGCCCCGCACCCGCACGAGGACAAGGACTGCGAGTGGGCCGCCGCCGCCATGGGCATGGTGGGCCTGGAGACCGCGCTCGCCGTGGTCCAGCAGACGATGGTCGAGACCGGCCTGCTCGACTGGGCGGGCGTCGCGGAGCGGATGTCCTTCGCCCCCGCGCGCATCGGCCGGCTCGACAACCATGGACGTCCCGTCTCGGCAGGTGAACCCGCGAACCTGACCTTGGTCGATACCTCGTACCGTGGTGTCGTGGACCCCGCACACTTCGCCTCCCGCAGCCGCAACACGCCTTACGAGGGCCGTGAGCTGCCGGGTCGCGTCACTCACACCTTCCTGCGGGGCCGGGCAACGGTCGTGGACGGGAAGCTGGCGTGA
- the nusB gene encoding transcription antitermination factor NusB, whose protein sequence is MAARSNARKRAFQILFEADQRGVPVRDVLADWIRHSRSDDRQPPVNAFTMDLVEGYADKVDRIDDLIHTYAVDWDLDRMPVVDRNIVRLGAYELIWVDETPDAVAIDEAVQLAKEFSTDDSPTFVNGLLGRFKDLKPSLRRGE, encoded by the coding sequence GTGGCTGCCCGGAGCAACGCGCGCAAGCGCGCCTTCCAGATCCTGTTCGAGGCCGACCAGCGCGGGGTACCCGTGCGGGACGTCCTCGCGGACTGGATCCGCCACTCCCGGTCGGACGACCGGCAGCCGCCGGTGAACGCGTTCACCATGGACCTGGTCGAGGGGTACGCCGACAAGGTGGACCGCATCGACGACCTCATCCACACCTACGCGGTGGACTGGGACCTCGACCGGATGCCGGTCGTGGACCGGAACATCGTGCGCCTGGGTGCCTACGAGCTGATCTGGGTCGACGAGACCCCGGACGCCGTGGCCATCGACGAGGCGGTCCAGCTCGCCAAGGAGTTCTCCACCGACGACTCCCCGACGTTCGTGAACGGCCTGCTCGGCCGCTTCAAGGACCTCAAGCCGAGCCTCCGTCGGGGCGAATAG
- the pyrR gene encoding bifunctional pyr operon transcriptional regulator/uracil phosphoribosyltransferase PyrR has protein sequence MDTQTSDAARPVLEASDIARVLTRIAHEIVERAKGADDVVLLGIPTRGVFLARRIAAKLEEITGSKIPVGSLDITMYRDDLRMKPARAIGRTEIPGDDLDGRLVVLVDDVLFSGRTIRAALDALGDIGRPRAVQLAVLVDRGHRELPIRADYVGKNLPTSLRETVKVLVQEEDGRDAVLLGQRTEPAAGQ, from the coding sequence ATGGACACCCAGACTTCCGATGCGGCCCGCCCCGTCCTCGAGGCTTCCGACATCGCACGGGTACTGACCCGTATCGCCCACGAGATCGTCGAGCGCGCCAAGGGCGCCGACGACGTGGTGCTCCTCGGCATCCCGACGCGGGGCGTCTTCCTCGCCCGCCGGATCGCCGCCAAGCTCGAAGAGATCACCGGCTCGAAGATCCCGGTCGGTTCCCTCGACATCACCATGTACCGCGACGATCTGCGGATGAAGCCGGCCCGTGCCATCGGCCGCACCGAGATCCCCGGTGACGACCTCGACGGCCGCCTCGTCGTCCTCGTCGACGACGTGCTGTTCTCCGGCCGCACCATCCGCGCCGCCCTCGACGCGCTCGGCGACATCGGCCGCCCGCGCGCGGTGCAGCTCGCCGTCCTCGTCGACCGCGGCCACCGCGAACTGCCGATCCGCGCCGACTACGTCGGCAAGAACCTCCCCACGTCGCTGCGGGAGACCGTCAAGGTCCTGGTCCAGGAGGAGGACGGCCGCGACGCCGTGCTGCTCGGCCAGCGGACCGAACCGGCCGCCGGGCAGTAG
- a CDS encoding PH-like domain-containing protein gives MTPAVIQLAAEAAGRQSAEVTDFGARIAWVLGLVVFIAFVYWLMRQGWKWRGALQGDLPELPVAPDGLPAHRLALTGRYHGSTTAGQWLDRIVAHGLGIRSRVELTLTDAGLDVVRPGATDFFVPAAQLRGARLDKGIAGKVLTEGGLLVVTWAHGDKLIDSGFRSDRAAEHAAWVEAINLMNQSITTEGAER, from the coding sequence GTGACACCTGCAGTAATCCAACTGGCCGCAGAGGCCGCCGGACGGCAGTCGGCGGAAGTGACCGACTTCGGCGCCCGCATCGCGTGGGTGCTCGGTCTGGTCGTCTTCATCGCCTTCGTGTACTGGCTGATGCGGCAAGGCTGGAAATGGCGCGGCGCGCTCCAGGGCGACCTGCCCGAGCTGCCCGTCGCGCCGGACGGACTCCCCGCGCACCGGCTGGCCCTCACCGGCCGGTACCACGGGTCCACGACGGCCGGCCAGTGGCTGGACCGGATCGTGGCGCACGGCCTGGGCATCCGCAGCCGGGTGGAGCTGACGCTCACCGACGCGGGCCTGGACGTGGTGCGGCCGGGGGCCACCGATTTCTTCGTACCGGCCGCGCAGCTGCGCGGCGCCCGCCTCGACAAGGGAATCGCGGGCAAGGTACTCACCGAGGGCGGTCTGCTCGTCGTCACCTGGGCGCACGGCGACAAGCTGATCGACTCCGGATTCCGCTCCGACCGGGCGGCCGAGCACGCCGCCTGGGTCGAGGCCATCAATCTCATGAACCAATCCATCACGACGGAAGGCGCCGAACGATGA
- the efp gene encoding elongation factor P, with protein MASTNDLKNGMVLKLDGGQLWSVVEFQHVKPGKGPAFVRTKLKNVLSGKVVDKTFNAGVKVDTATIDRRDMQFSYMDGEYFVFMDMGTYDQLMVDRKAVGSAANFLIEGFTASVAQHEGEVLYVELPAAVELVIQHTDPGVQGDRSTGGTKPATLETGYEIQVPLFITTGEKVKVDTRTSDYLGRVNS; from the coding sequence GTGGCTTCCACGAACGACCTCAAGAACGGCATGGTGCTCAAGCTCGACGGGGGCCAGCTCTGGTCCGTCGTCGAGTTCCAGCACGTCAAGCCCGGCAAGGGCCCGGCCTTCGTGCGCACCAAGCTCAAGAACGTGCTGTCCGGCAAGGTCGTCGACAAGACCTTCAACGCCGGTGTGAAGGTCGACACGGCCACCATCGACCGCCGCGACATGCAGTTCTCCTACATGGACGGCGAGTACTTCGTCTTCATGGACATGGGCACCTACGACCAGCTGATGGTCGACCGCAAGGCCGTCGGCAGCGCCGCGAACTTCCTGATCGAGGGCTTCACCGCCTCGGTCGCGCAGCACGAGGGCGAGGTGCTCTACGTCGAGCTCCCGGCCGCCGTCGAGCTGGTCATCCAGCACACCGACCCGGGCGTCCAGGGCGACCGCTCCACCGGCGGCACCAAGCCCGCCACCCTGGAGACCGGTTACGAGATCCAGGTCCCGCTCTTCATCACCACCGGTGAGAAGGTCAAGGTCGACACCCGCACCAGCGACTACCTCGGCCGGGTGAACAGCTAA